Proteins from a genomic interval of Mycolicibacterium grossiae:
- a CDS encoding enolase C-terminal domain-like protein, with protein sequence MRTLIDFDRAVPFAVPYAPESGETGAREGLLVEGPQGWGEFSPFDADPPERLARWLTAAAEPGTVGWPEAVRGRVAVAASIGALPPARAAEVAEASGCHTAEVTVGRGLIEDDAARVAAVREALGPDGVVRVRADGAWDVEAAVRAITEFAAQGAVQYVEAPCRTLAETAAVRRRVDVPVAVRLDDAAGVAGLREAADVVVLLTGPLGGVRRALRVAESVELPCTVSSSVETSVGLAAGLAVAGALPDLPFACALGTRTWLAGDVVGAARVLLPTDGVLPVAPMPAAPDPAASSRFAITDPDRIAWWRSRLRSAADVAGGIARISG encoded by the coding sequence ATGAGGACGTTGATCGACTTCGACCGTGCCGTGCCCTTCGCGGTGCCCTACGCCCCGGAATCGGGCGAAACCGGCGCGCGGGAGGGACTGCTGGTCGAGGGACCGCAGGGGTGGGGTGAGTTCAGCCCGTTCGACGCCGACCCGCCCGAGCGACTGGCGCGCTGGCTGACGGCCGCCGCGGAGCCGGGCACCGTGGGCTGGCCGGAAGCTGTGCGCGGCCGCGTCGCGGTCGCCGCGAGCATCGGGGCGCTGCCCCCGGCACGGGCCGCCGAGGTCGCCGAGGCGTCGGGGTGCCACACGGCGGAGGTCACGGTCGGGCGTGGGTTGATCGAGGACGACGCCGCCCGCGTCGCCGCGGTCCGGGAGGCGCTCGGTCCAGACGGCGTCGTCCGGGTGCGTGCCGACGGCGCCTGGGACGTCGAGGCGGCCGTCCGCGCAATCACCGAGTTCGCGGCGCAGGGCGCGGTGCAGTACGTGGAGGCGCCGTGCCGAACGCTCGCGGAGACGGCCGCGGTGCGGCGACGCGTCGACGTGCCGGTGGCGGTGCGCCTCGACGATGCTGCCGGAGTAGCCGGCCTGCGCGAGGCGGCCGACGTCGTCGTCCTGTTGACCGGCCCGCTCGGCGGGGTCCGGCGGGCCCTTCGGGTCGCCGAGTCCGTCGAGCTGCCGTGCACCGTGTCGTCGAGCGTGGAGACCAGCGTCGGCTTGGCCGCCGGGCTGGCCGTGGCCGGGGCGCTGCCGGACCTGCCATTCGCGTGCGCGCTCGGCACGCGCACCTGGTTGGCGGGCGACGTCGTCGGCGCGGCACGGGTGCTGCTGCCCACCGACGGCGTGCTGCCGGTGGCGCCGATGCCCGCGGCGCCGGACCCGGCGGCGAGCAGTCGCTTCGCGATCACCGACCCCGACCGCATCGCCTGGTGGCGGAGCCGTCTGCGCTCGGCCGCCGACGTCGCGGGCGGTATCGCACGCATCAGTGGATGA
- a CDS encoding M42 family metallopeptidase, whose product MRVAEVDYRPLLRELLATYGPVGQEDAVRAVCRRELEPLADETWVDDAGNLVGLFRGSAPRDGRATRVLAHMDELSMMVKRVESDGSLHVTPLGTMYPANFGLGPVLILGDRENLCGILTLGSEHTTKESQRIWETKPDQGDRSLDWLHVYVFTGRTPEELTAAGIRPGTRVCIDGSKRHLVEFGDYLGAYFIDDRAPTTALLLTARALAERRPRDDAYLVFTTSEEIGGVGAAFACRSLPGELTIALEVGPAEAEYATTVGGGPVVGYADALSVYDKDVADALMSAATDRGYAPQAAVPGAFESDASHAKASGHTARAGLLCVPTLSTHGYEVIRRHAIDEMADVLVDVLSGGIARSTSGP is encoded by the coding sequence ATGCGCGTGGCCGAGGTCGACTACCGACCGCTGCTTCGGGAGTTGCTGGCCACCTATGGCCCCGTCGGTCAGGAGGACGCGGTCCGCGCGGTGTGCCGCCGTGAACTGGAGCCCCTCGCCGACGAGACGTGGGTCGACGACGCGGGCAACCTCGTCGGCCTGTTCCGTGGGTCGGCGCCGCGCGACGGACGCGCGACGCGGGTGCTCGCCCACATGGACGAGTTGTCGATGATGGTCAAGCGCGTGGAGTCCGACGGCTCGCTGCACGTCACGCCTCTCGGCACGATGTACCCGGCGAACTTCGGCCTCGGTCCGGTCCTGATCCTCGGTGATCGCGAGAACCTGTGCGGCATCCTGACTCTCGGCTCGGAGCACACCACGAAGGAGAGCCAGCGGATCTGGGAGACCAAGCCCGATCAGGGTGACAGGTCGCTGGACTGGCTGCACGTCTACGTCTTCACCGGGCGGACACCGGAGGAGTTGACGGCAGCCGGCATCCGGCCCGGCACCCGGGTGTGCATCGATGGCAGCAAGCGGCACCTGGTCGAGTTCGGCGATTACCTCGGGGCCTACTTCATCGACGACCGCGCTCCGACCACCGCGCTGCTGCTGACGGCGCGGGCGCTGGCCGAGCGCCGACCGCGCGACGACGCGTACCTGGTCTTCACGACCAGTGAGGAGATCGGCGGGGTCGGCGCGGCCTTCGCCTGCCGCAGCCTGCCGGGTGAACTCACCATCGCCCTCGAGGTCGGGCCCGCCGAGGCGGAGTACGCGACCACCGTCGGCGGCGGACCGGTCGTGGGGTACGCCGACGCCTTGAGCGTGTACGACAAGGACGTCGCCGACGCGTTGATGAGCGCCGCCACCGACCGCGGCTACGCCCCGCAGGCCGCGGTGCCCGGCGCATTTGAATCCGATGCGTCACACGCCAAGGCCAGCGGACACACCGCCCGCGCGGGACTGCTGTGCGTGCCGACGCTCAGCACGCACGGTTACGAAGTGATCCGCCGCCACGCGATCGACGAGATGGCCGACGTCCTCGTCGACGTCCTGTCGGGCGGCATCGCGAGATCGACGTCAGGGCCGTGA
- a CDS encoding DivIVA domain-containing protein yields MADGELTAEAVRAATFDKPRWGRRGYDEKAVRDFLQLAARRLEGRGHLSADDVRGMRFNKPRLGKRGLDEQQVDAMLAEIVRRIDEL; encoded by the coding sequence GTGGCGGATGGGGAACTGACGGCCGAGGCCGTGCGTGCGGCGACGTTCGACAAGCCGCGCTGGGGACGGCGCGGTTACGACGAGAAGGCGGTCCGCGACTTCCTGCAATTGGCGGCGCGGCGACTGGAGGGCCGCGGGCACCTCAGCGCCGACGACGTACGCGGCATGCGCTTCAACAAGCCGCGTCTGGGCAAGCGCGGTCTCGACGAGCAGCAGGTCGATGCAATGCTCGCCGAGATCGTGCGCCGGATCGACGAACTCTAG
- a CDS encoding DUF4193 domain-containing protein, producing MATDYDAPRKTETDDVADESLEALAGRRNDAATAVLDVDDGEEAELFDLPGADLSGEELTVRVIPKQADEFTCSRCFLVQHRNRMALQTDKQQICSDCV from the coding sequence GTGGCTACCGATTACGACGCACCCCGCAAGACCGAGACCGACGACGTCGCAGACGAGTCGCTGGAGGCGCTGGCCGGTCGTCGCAACGATGCCGCCACCGCGGTGCTCGACGTCGACGACGGTGAGGAGGCCGAACTCTTCGACCTGCCCGGCGCCGACCTCTCCGGCGAGGAGCTGACGGTCCGGGTCATTCCCAAGCAGGCCGACGAATTCACCTGCTCGCGCTGCTTCCTGGTGCAGCACCGCAATCGCATGGCGCTGCAGACGGACAAGCAGCAGATCTGCTCGGACTGCGTCTAG
- the tenA gene encoding thiaminase II, translated as MPTTPRNAWSNDLWSDVDAIYAGIIAHPFVTGLTDGSLDHRAFAQYVAQDVHYLRDYAKALAIVSAKAPSLADTAMFARHAAEVFDVELELHATLLPQLGLDADALAAVPATPTTRAYTSYLLAVAYGGSFAEGLAAILPCYWIYARVGSALAASGSSEPRYQLWIDSYGSDEFAATVDEVLALTDRVGPTLGAAEEAAARTHFVTTSRYEWMFFDAAHRREEWPI; from the coding sequence GTGCCCACAACGCCCCGAAACGCCTGGTCGAACGATCTCTGGAGCGACGTCGACGCCATCTACGCCGGCATAATCGCCCACCCCTTCGTCACGGGGCTGACCGACGGATCACTGGACCATAGGGCCTTCGCCCAGTACGTCGCGCAGGACGTGCACTATCTGCGCGACTACGCCAAGGCGCTTGCGATCGTCTCGGCGAAGGCGCCCTCGCTCGCCGACACCGCCATGTTCGCCCGCCACGCCGCCGAGGTCTTCGACGTTGAACTCGAGTTGCACGCCACCCTGCTACCCCAACTCGGTCTGGACGCCGACGCACTGGCGGCCGTCCCCGCGACACCCACCACCCGCGCATACACCAGCTACCTGCTCGCCGTCGCGTACGGCGGCAGCTTCGCCGAGGGGCTCGCCGCGATCCTGCCCTGCTACTGGATCTACGCGCGGGTCGGTAGCGCGCTGGCCGCCAGCGGATCGAGCGAACCGCGCTACCAGCTGTGGATCGACAGTTACGGCAGTGACGAATTCGCCGCGACGGTCGACGAGGTGCTCGCCCTCACCGACCGCGTCGGCCCCACGCTCGGCGCCGCCGAGGAGGCCGCCGCGCGCACCCATTTCGTCACCACGTCGCGCTATGAGTGGATGTTCTTCGACGCCGCCCACCGGCGCGAGGAGTGGCCGATCTGA
- the ripD gene encoding NlpC/P60 family peptidoglycan-binding protein RipD: MRRMPAFAALVLSLVLLVTPGVAHADDYATPAQRQQAIDLVIKRALSQQGVPFTYGGGDVNGPTAGAPREVAQQPEQSATGLVANNPDPYFGSPLLPAAPVPAAPRVPGFDASGLIVYAFGGVGIKMPRSSGEQYKVGRKVLPSQALPGDLLFYGPDGSQSVALFLGNGQMIGVTDTAVAVSPVRTTDMAPYLSRIIEW; the protein is encoded by the coding sequence ATGAGACGCATGCCCGCCTTCGCCGCCCTGGTCCTCAGCCTCGTGCTGCTGGTGACACCGGGGGTGGCCCACGCCGACGACTACGCCACCCCGGCGCAGCGCCAGCAGGCGATCGACCTGGTGATCAAGCGCGCGCTGTCGCAGCAGGGCGTGCCGTTCACCTACGGCGGCGGCGACGTCAACGGCCCGACGGCGGGTGCGCCGCGCGAGGTCGCCCAGCAGCCCGAGCAGTCCGCCACCGGTCTCGTGGCCAACAATCCCGACCCGTACTTCGGCAGCCCGCTGCTGCCGGCAGCACCGGTGCCCGCCGCGCCGCGCGTCCCCGGCTTCGACGCCTCGGGGCTGATCGTCTACGCGTTCGGCGGCGTGGGCATCAAGATGCCGCGGTCGTCGGGGGAGCAGTACAAGGTGGGCCGAAAGGTCCTGCCGTCCCAGGCGTTGCCGGGCGACCTCCTGTTCTACGGCCCGGACGGCTCGCAGAGCGTCGCGCTGTTCCTCGGCAACGGCCAGATGATCGGGGTCACCGATACCGCGGTCGCGGTGTCGCCGGTGCGGACCACCGACATGGCGCCCTACCTCTCCCGCATCATCGAGTGGTGA
- the tpx gene encoding thiol peroxidase, whose protein sequence is MAQITLRGNPINTVGELPAVGSPAPAFTLTGTDLGELSSEQFRGKSVVLNIFPSVDTPVCSASVRAFNERAASTGATVVCISKDLPFAQKRFCGAEGIENVTTGSAFRTSFGEDFGITIADGPMAGLLGRAVVVVGADGNVSYTELVPEIGQEPDYDAALNAAG, encoded by the coding sequence ATGGCACAGATAACCTTGCGCGGAAACCCCATCAACACGGTCGGCGAGCTGCCGGCCGTCGGCTCCCCGGCTCCGGCGTTCACGCTGACCGGCACCGATCTCGGTGAGCTGAGCAGCGAGCAGTTCCGCGGCAAGTCGGTGGTCCTCAACATCTTCCCGTCGGTCGACACGCCGGTGTGCAGCGCCAGTGTGCGGGCCTTCAACGAGCGTGCCGCCTCCACGGGCGCCACGGTGGTGTGCATCTCGAAGGATCTGCCCTTCGCGCAGAAGCGATTCTGCGGCGCGGAGGGCATCGAGAACGTGACCACCGGGTCGGCCTTCCGGACCAGCTTCGGCGAGGACTTCGGCATCACCATCGCCGATGGCCCGATGGCCGGCCTGCTGGGGCGTGCGGTCGTCGTCGTGGGCGCCGACGGCAACGTGTCCTACACCGAGCTGGTCCCCGAGATCGGCCAGGAGCCGGACTACGACGCCGCGCTGAACGCGGCCGGGTAG
- a CDS encoding fatty acyl-AMP ligase translates to MDVRATPGLLRIEDCLDADGRIVLPAGVTLISLIERNVAHVGDQVAYRYVDYADTDAGHAVELTWRQFGARLRAVAAEVQRIAARGDRVAVLAPQGLDYVVGFYAAIKAGAIAVPLFAPELQGHAERLATAFADARPVAVLTTAAALDAVTAFLDTLPSDRRPDVVLIDGVDAAAGNDFVAVDLGIDDVSHLQFTSGSTRPPVGVEVTHRAVGTNLLQMILSIDLLDRNVHGVSWLPLYHDMGLSMIGFPTVYGGHSTLLSPTAFIRRPERWLRALSDGCREGRVITAAPNFAYEWTAERARLRDDEDVDLSHVVMIIGSEPVSMSAIDRFADPFARHRLPATAFKPSYGIAEATLFVSTIAPDARPTALHVDRTALAAGRAVPVPSDDPSAITQVACGQIARSQWCVITDADRELPDGRVGEIWLHGNNIGRGYWGHPEESRHAFGATLTSRVPHHSHATGVAPDARWLRTGDLGFRLDGDLYVTGRLADVLDVRGRRHYPQDVEGTVASASPMVRRGYAAAFTVPGEGDAPDVVVVAERAARTSRTDPAPAVAAIRAAVAATHGLDVVDVRFVPAGAIPRTTSGKLARRACRAEYLAGGYT, encoded by the coding sequence ATGGACGTGCGCGCGACCCCCGGTCTGCTGCGCATCGAGGACTGTCTCGACGCCGACGGTCGGATCGTCCTGCCGGCCGGGGTCACCCTCATCTCGCTCATCGAACGCAACGTCGCCCACGTCGGCGATCAGGTCGCCTACCGCTACGTCGACTACGCGGACACCGACGCGGGTCACGCCGTCGAGCTGACCTGGCGGCAGTTCGGCGCGCGCCTGCGGGCCGTCGCGGCCGAGGTGCAGCGCATCGCGGCGCGCGGCGACCGCGTCGCCGTCCTCGCGCCGCAGGGGCTCGACTACGTCGTCGGGTTCTACGCGGCGATCAAGGCCGGTGCCATCGCCGTGCCGCTGTTCGCCCCCGAGTTGCAGGGCCACGCCGAACGTTTGGCGACGGCCTTCGCCGACGCCCGTCCGGTGGCGGTACTGACCACGGCAGCGGCCCTCGACGCGGTGACGGCATTCCTCGACACATTGCCGTCGGACCGCCGGCCTGACGTCGTCCTCATCGACGGGGTGGACGCAGCGGCCGGGAATGACTTCGTGGCGGTCGATCTCGGCATCGACGACGTCTCGCACCTGCAGTTCACCTCCGGCTCGACGCGCCCGCCGGTCGGCGTGGAGGTCACCCACCGCGCCGTCGGCACCAACCTGCTGCAGATGATCCTGTCGATCGACCTGCTGGACCGAAACGTCCACGGCGTGAGCTGGCTTCCGCTGTACCACGACATGGGGTTGTCGATGATCGGCTTTCCGACCGTCTACGGCGGCCACTCCACGCTGCTGTCGCCGACCGCCTTCATCCGGCGTCCGGAACGGTGGCTCCGCGCGCTCAGCGACGGCTGCCGGGAAGGCCGCGTCATCACCGCCGCCCCCAACTTCGCCTACGAGTGGACCGCCGAGCGCGCCCGGCTCCGCGACGACGAGGACGTCGACCTCTCCCACGTAGTGATGATCATCGGTTCCGAACCGGTCAGCATGTCGGCCATCGACCGGTTCGCCGACCCCTTCGCGCGCCACCGCCTGCCGGCCACGGCGTTCAAACCGTCCTACGGCATCGCCGAGGCAACGCTGTTCGTCTCCACCATCGCGCCCGACGCCCGGCCCACCGCGCTGCACGTCGACCGCACCGCCCTGGCGGCGGGCCGCGCCGTGCCGGTGCCCTCCGACGACCCCTCGGCGATCACCCAGGTGGCGTGCGGGCAGATCGCCCGTAGCCAGTGGTGTGTGATCACCGACGCGGACCGGGAGCTGCCCGACGGACGGGTCGGCGAGATCTGGTTGCACGGCAACAACATCGGCCGCGGTTACTGGGGCCACCCGGAGGAGAGCCGGCACGCCTTCGGGGCGACGCTGACGAGCCGCGTGCCGCACCACAGCCACGCGACGGGCGTGGCCCCGGACGCCCGCTGGCTGCGCACCGGCGATCTCGGCTTCCGGCTCGACGGCGACCTGTACGTGACCGGGCGACTGGCCGACGTCCTCGACGTTCGCGGCCGCAGGCACTATCCGCAGGACGTCGAAGGAACCGTCGCGTCGGCATCACCCATGGTGCGCCGGGGGTACGCCGCCGCGTTCACGGTGCCGGGCGAGGGTGACGCACCGGACGTGGTCGTCGTCGCCGAACGCGCCGCCCGCACCAGCCGGACCGATCCGGCACCCGCCGTGGCCGCCATCCGCGCAGCGGTCGCCGCCACCCACGGCCTCGACGTCGTCGACGTGCGCTTCGTGCCCGCCGGCGCGATACCACGCACCACCAGCGGCAAGTTGGCGCGCCGGGCGTGCCGGGCCGAGTACCTCGCCGGCGGCTACACCTGA
- a CDS encoding SfnB family sulfur acquisition oxidoreductase, with the protein MSASVAQSPTPTAADAPAAAERLAAEFAAGASARDAERRLPFDEVAALKRSGLLALTVPTAHGGPEAPATVLAEVFRILAHADPSLAQIPQSHFTFAEALRLQGSTVAREFFFRLMRGGALFANAQTERGPHAVNVDTTTLVPDGAGGYLLSGRKFYSTGALFADWLVVRASLPDGDAAPTASTPKALAFIPRDAPGLDVVDDWDGMGQRTTASGTVTLEAVSVPGEHVVGYSPIFAGPTVFGAQAQLLHAAIDVGIATGALAEGVRQAAAARPHFEAGVDTAAEDPTLIHVAGDLEVTVRGARALLAEAAREIDRARADLTADSAAAASITVAVAKVAAVRAALAASSGLFDLGGTRSASATANLSRYWRDARTHTLHDATRWKLQHIGRHVLSGTRPPRHGQV; encoded by the coding sequence GTGAGTGCCTCGGTCGCACAGTCGCCGACGCCGACCGCCGCCGACGCGCCTGCGGCGGCCGAGCGTCTGGCCGCCGAATTCGCCGCGGGTGCGTCCGCGCGCGACGCCGAGCGGCGACTGCCGTTCGACGAGGTGGCCGCCCTCAAGCGCTCCGGGCTGCTCGCGCTGACGGTGCCCACGGCCCACGGTGGACCGGAGGCGCCGGCGACGGTGCTGGCCGAGGTGTTCCGCATCCTCGCCCACGCCGACCCCTCGCTGGCGCAGATCCCGCAGTCGCACTTCACCTTCGCCGAAGCCCTGCGGCTGCAGGGCAGCACGGTGGCACGGGAGTTCTTCTTCCGCCTGATGCGCGGCGGTGCGCTGTTCGCCAACGCCCAGACCGAACGCGGCCCGCACGCGGTGAACGTCGACACCACGACGCTGGTGCCCGACGGCGCCGGCGGCTACCTGCTGAGTGGCCGCAAGTTCTACTCGACCGGGGCACTCTTCGCCGACTGGCTCGTCGTGCGGGCGTCCCTGCCCGACGGCGACGCCGCGCCGACGGCGTCGACGCCCAAGGCGTTGGCATTCATCCCGCGGGACGCACCCGGGCTCGACGTGGTCGACGACTGGGACGGGATGGGCCAACGCACCACGGCGTCGGGCACGGTGACGCTCGAGGCCGTGTCCGTTCCCGGCGAGCACGTCGTCGGCTACTCCCCCATCTTCGCCGGCCCGACGGTCTTCGGCGCCCAGGCCCAGCTGCTGCACGCCGCCATCGACGTGGGGATCGCCACCGGCGCGCTGGCCGAGGGCGTGCGGCAGGCCGCCGCGGCACGACCGCACTTCGAGGCCGGGGTCGACACGGCCGCCGAGGATCCGACGCTCATCCACGTGGCCGGCGACCTCGAGGTCACCGTCCGCGGTGCACGGGCCCTGCTGGCCGAGGCGGCACGGGAGATCGACCGCGCGCGAGCCGATCTCACCGCCGACAGCGCTGCGGCCGCCTCGATCACGGTGGCCGTGGCCAAGGTCGCCGCCGTGCGCGCTGCACTCGCCGCGTCCAGCGGCCTGTTCGACCTCGGCGGCACGCGCAGCGCGTCGGCGACGGCCAACCTGTCGCGGTACTGGCGTGACGCCCGCACGCACACGCTGCACGACGCGACGCGGTGGAAGCTGCAGCACATCGGCCGCCACGTCCTGTCCGGCACGCGGCCGCCGCGGCACGGTCAGGTGTAG
- a CDS encoding LLM class flavin-dependent oxidoreductase: MSVTLHWFLPTYGDSRLIVGGGHGLPAGSAHSDRDASIDYLASIVRAAETFGFTGALIPTGAWCEDAFVTAALLARETTSLAFLVAFRPGLISPTLSAQMAATFARHAPGRILLNVVVGGEAHEQRSFGDFLDKDARYERCDEFLDVVRRLWAGETVTLDGRHIQVEEAALALPPNPVPPLYFGGSSKAAGPVAGRHADVYLTWGEPPEAVREKVEWIRKEAADQGRTVRFGIRLHTISRDTADEAWAQAGRFIDALDEETVRSAQAGLSRSQSEGQKRMLALHEANRADGSWNDARSLEIAPNLWAGVGLVRGGAGTALVGSHTDVADRIAEYAEVGIDEFIFSGYPHLEELFWFGEGVVPILRERGLFDGGRTDATPASIPFVGSAR, from the coding sequence GTGTCCGTGACTCTGCACTGGTTCCTGCCCACCTACGGCGACAGCCGTCTCATCGTCGGGGGCGGTCACGGCCTGCCCGCCGGGTCCGCGCACAGCGACCGCGACGCGTCGATCGACTACCTCGCGTCGATCGTCCGTGCCGCAGAGACGTTCGGCTTCACCGGGGCGCTGATCCCGACCGGCGCCTGGTGCGAGGACGCCTTCGTCACCGCCGCCCTGCTCGCCCGTGAGACCACGTCGCTGGCCTTTTTGGTGGCCTTCCGACCCGGGCTGATCAGCCCGACGCTCTCGGCGCAGATGGCCGCCACGTTCGCGCGGCATGCGCCCGGGCGCATCCTGCTGAACGTCGTCGTCGGCGGCGAGGCGCACGAGCAGCGGTCCTTCGGCGACTTCCTGGACAAGGACGCCCGCTACGAGCGGTGCGACGAGTTCCTCGACGTGGTGCGCCGGCTGTGGGCCGGGGAGACCGTCACCCTGGACGGCAGGCACATCCAGGTGGAGGAGGCCGCGCTCGCCCTGCCCCCGAATCCGGTGCCGCCGTTGTACTTCGGCGGCAGCTCGAAGGCCGCCGGCCCGGTCGCCGGGCGGCATGCCGACGTGTACCTGACGTGGGGTGAACCGCCGGAGGCGGTGCGCGAGAAGGTCGAGTGGATCCGCAAGGAGGCTGCCGACCAGGGGCGGACGGTCCGCTTTGGCATCCGGTTGCACACGATCTCGCGCGACACCGCCGACGAGGCGTGGGCGCAGGCCGGCAGGTTCATCGACGCGCTCGACGAGGAGACGGTGCGCTCGGCGCAGGCCGGCCTGAGCCGCAGCCAGTCCGAAGGGCAGAAGCGGATGCTGGCCCTGCATGAGGCCAACCGCGCCGACGGCAGCTGGAACGACGCGCGCAGCCTCGAGATCGCACCGAACCTGTGGGCCGGCGTCGGCCTCGTCCGCGGCGGCGCCGGAACGGCTCTGGTGGGCAGCCACACCGACGTCGCGGATCGCATCGCCGAGTACGCCGAGGTCGGCATCGACGAGTTCATCTTCTCCGGCTATCCGCACTTGGAGGAACTGTTCTGGTTCGGTGAGGGCGTCGTCCCGATCCTGCGCGAGCGTGGCCTGTTCGACGGCGGACGGACCGACGCCACCCCGGCATCGATCCCGTTCGTCGGTTCGGCACGGTGA
- a CDS encoding LLM class flavin-dependent oxidoreductase: protein MTRTIRFNAFDMNCVAHQSPGLWRHPQDQSWRYKDLHYWTDLAQLLERGRFDGLFIADVLGTYDVYGASDEAAIRQAAQVPVNDPLLLVSAMAFVTRHLGFGITTGTGFEHPYPFARRISTLDHLTGGRIGWNVVTGYLPAAARNMGQTDQPAHDARYDHADEYLEVLYKLWEGSWEDDAVIRDRDRGVFTDPAKVHHIGHDGTHFSVPGIHLSEPSPQRTPVIFQAGASPRGVRFAAENAEAIFTAAPTKAILRETVDTIRRELELAGRDPYAAKIFNLSTVITAATEDEARAKHAEYLSYGDAEGALVFMSGWMGIDLARYGRDEPIGNVDSNAILSAVKAFQSADPDGGEWTVDDIATWGKIGGLGPLIVGSGAQVADVLQEWVDETDVDGFNLAYAVTPGSFADFIDHVVPVLTERGAYQAEYAPGTLRDKLFGRGDRLPEEHRGASYRVGGPRSTVIERPATVPSSSASSASQPNR, encoded by the coding sequence CCGGTCTATGGCGCCACCCGCAGGACCAGTCCTGGCGCTACAAGGACCTGCACTACTGGACCGATCTGGCCCAGCTGCTCGAGCGCGGTCGCTTCGACGGGCTCTTCATCGCCGACGTGCTCGGTACCTACGACGTCTACGGCGCCAGCGACGAGGCCGCCATCCGGCAGGCGGCGCAGGTGCCGGTCAACGATCCCCTGCTGCTCGTCTCGGCGATGGCGTTCGTCACGCGACATCTCGGTTTCGGCATCACCACCGGCACCGGGTTCGAACATCCCTACCCTTTTGCCCGCCGGATCTCGACGCTCGACCACCTCACCGGCGGACGCATCGGCTGGAACGTCGTCACCGGCTACCTGCCCGCCGCCGCACGCAACATGGGTCAGACCGACCAGCCCGCCCACGACGCCCGCTACGACCATGCCGACGAGTACCTCGAGGTGCTCTACAAGCTCTGGGAGGGCTCCTGGGAGGACGACGCCGTGATTCGCGACCGCGACCGCGGCGTGTTCACCGATCCGGCCAAGGTGCACCACATCGGCCACGACGGAACGCACTTCAGCGTCCCGGGCATCCACCTGTCCGAACCGTCGCCGCAGCGCACGCCGGTGATCTTCCAGGCGGGCGCGTCCCCGCGCGGGGTGCGGTTCGCCGCCGAGAACGCCGAGGCCATCTTCACCGCGGCGCCCACCAAGGCGATCCTGCGCGAGACGGTCGACACCATCCGCCGCGAGCTGGAACTGGCCGGCCGCGACCCGTATGCGGCGAAGATCTTCAACCTGTCGACGGTCATCACCGCGGCGACCGAGGACGAGGCGCGTGCCAAGCACGCCGAGTACCTGTCCTACGGCGATGCCGAGGGCGCCCTGGTGTTCATGTCCGGCTGGATGGGCATCGACCTCGCGCGCTACGGCCGCGACGAGCCGATCGGCAACGTGGACTCGAACGCGATCCTGTCCGCCGTCAAGGCCTTCCAGTCGGCGGACCCGGACGGCGGCGAGTGGACCGTCGACGACATCGCCACCTGGGGCAAGATCGGCGGCCTCGGTCCGCTGATCGTGGGTTCGGGCGCACAGGTCGCCGACGTGCTGCAGGAGTGGGTCGACGAGACCGACGTGGATGGGTTCAACCTGGCCTACGCGGTGACGCCCGGATCGTTCGCGGACTTCATCGACCACGTGGTGCCGGTGCTCACCGAGCGCGGTGCCTACCAGGCCGAGTACGCGCCAGGGACGTTGCGCGACAAGCTGTTCGGCCGCGGCGATCGGCTTCCCGAGGAACACCGCGGGGCGTCCTACCGGGTCGGCGGCCCCCGCTCGACGGTCATCGAGCGCCCCGCCACCGTGCCTTCGTCGTCGGCATCGTCGGCGTCGCAGCCCAATCGATAG